From Desulfovibrio porci, a single genomic window includes:
- a CDS encoding dicarboxylate/amino acid:cation symporter: MAKIGDISLILKLLAGLVLGALLGFVANEAVMDVVVSLRHIFGQIIFFLVPLVIVGFITPAIVRLGQNASKILMVAVCLAYASSLGAALFSMTSGYLIIPHLSIATETETLRKLPEMVFRLDIPPLFSVMSALVTALFFGVAIAWTKSETLSKVFAELERVMTWLVTRVMIPILPFFVGLSFMGLAYEGSLTRHLPIFVTMVVLVIFGHFIWLAVLYGIGGALSGRNPSQVFRYYMPAYLTAVGTMSSAATLPVALECARRSPVLSRTMVEFMVPLGATVHLCGSVLTETFFVMTISLILYGALPSLGTMVLFCVLLGIFAVGAPGVPGGTVVASLGIVTGVLGFDQTGVALLIAIFALQDSFGTACNVTGDGALTLMLEGIFNRHGELGAMQHSGSTENA; this comes from the coding sequence ATGGCCAAGATCGGTGATATTTCGCTTATTCTCAAGCTGCTGGCCGGGCTTGTGCTCGGCGCGCTGCTGGGCTTTGTGGCCAATGAGGCCGTCATGGACGTGGTGGTTTCTCTGCGGCACATTTTCGGCCAGATCATTTTCTTCCTGGTGCCGCTGGTCATTGTGGGCTTCATCACCCCGGCCATCGTGCGGCTGGGGCAGAACGCCAGCAAAATCCTGATGGTGGCCGTGTGCCTGGCCTATGCCTCCTCGCTGGGCGCGGCCCTGTTTTCCATGACCTCGGGCTACCTGATCATTCCGCATCTTTCCATCGCCACGGAGACGGAAACCCTGCGCAAGCTGCCGGAAATGGTCTTCCGCCTGGACATCCCGCCCCTGTTCAGCGTCATGAGCGCCCTGGTCACGGCCCTGTTTTTCGGCGTGGCCATCGCCTGGACCAAGTCCGAAACCCTGAGCAAGGTTTTCGCCGAACTGGAACGGGTCATGACCTGGTTGGTGACGCGGGTAATGATTCCCATCCTGCCCTTTTTCGTGGGCCTCTCCTTCATGGGCCTGGCCTATGAAGGTTCGCTGACCAGGCATCTGCCCATTTTCGTGACCATGGTGGTCCTGGTGATCTTCGGCCACTTCATCTGGCTGGCCGTACTCTACGGCATCGGCGGGGCCTTGTCGGGCCGCAATCCCTCCCAGGTTTTCCGCTACTATATGCCCGCCTACCTTACCGCCGTGGGCACCATGTCCAGCGCCGCGACGCTGCCCGTGGCCCTGGAGTGCGCGCGCCGCTCGCCGGTGCTCAGCCGGACCATGGTGGAATTCATGGTGCCGCTGGGGGCCACGGTGCATCTCTGCGGTTCGGTGCTCACGGAAACCTTTTTTGTCATGACCATCAGCCTGATCCTTTACGGCGCGCTGCCCTCGCTGGGCACCATGGTGCTTTTCTGCGTGCTGCTGGGGATTTTCGCCGTGGGCGCGCCCGGCGTGCCCGGCGGCACGGTGGTGGCCTCGCTGGGCATCGTGACCGGCGTGCTGGGCTTTGACCAGACCGGCGTGGCCCTGCTTATCGCCATCTTCGCCCTGCAGGACAGCTTCGGCACAGCCTGCAACGTCACCGGCGACGGCGCCCTGACCCTCATGCTGGAGGGCATCTTCAACCGTCACGGCGAACTGGGGGCCATGCAGCACTCGGGGAGCACGGAGAACGCATGA
- a CDS encoding DMSO/selenate family reductase complex A subunit — protein sequence MKRRDVIKGGAAVLASAFFPFSIQIFNAGEAIAGPPAPSGTGEEKILWNSCNVNCGSRCALRVHVRDGVITQVETDNTGDDQYGLQQLRACPRGRSMRQRVYAKERIPYPLRRIGKRGEGKFERISWDEAFAEIGKRLRGAIDTYGNESVYLNYGTGALGSTMGKSWPPAQTAVARLMNLVGGYLNHYADYSTCQITVGMPYLYGGGWVDGNSLSDMENSELAVFFGNNPSETRMSGCKAKTLQHARFTRNTRVIVIDPRYSDTVVSVGDEWIPIRPGTDAALSAALAYVMISEDRVDKAFLAKYTIGYDEASLPEGAPAGSSYASYILGHGPDKTPKTPAWASRITGIPPARIEKLAREIAGAKPCFICQGWGPQRTTNGENLSRAVGMLAVLTGNVGIRGGNTGARENAGYKLPMALFPTLENPVKTEVSCFNWYQAIDDYTKMTATTAGVRGRDRLVAPIKFIWNYAGNCLTNQHGGINQMHPILADEKKCETIVVIDTTLTPSARYTDFLLLSCMNLEEHDWTSDGDSNIAYVIFDNKCIDPLGEARSIYDICAGVARELGVEAQFTEGRTQYQWLEALYEESRNAVPELPPTLEEAFKMGVFKKHFPENHIAYKDFREDPEAHPLPSPSGKIEIYSPRLAELAKTWTLQPEQAITPLPEYIPNPEGPEGAERKTWPLQLIGHHYKQRTHSTYGNCWWLQEVAPQELWINPRDAGARGIRLGDKVKVFNERGVSFVKAKVTPRIMPGVVSLPEGAWHTPDSSGQDTNGCVNVLTKLLPTALAKGNPHHTNLVQVEKA from the coding sequence TTGAAACGACGCGATGTGATCAAGGGAGGGGCCGCCGTGCTTGCGTCGGCGTTCTTCCCGTTTTCCATACAAATTTTCAACGCGGGCGAGGCCATTGCCGGGCCTCCCGCTCCATCGGGCACGGGAGAGGAAAAAATCCTCTGGAACTCCTGCAATGTGAATTGCGGGAGCCGTTGCGCCTTGCGCGTGCATGTGCGCGACGGCGTCATCACCCAGGTGGAAACCGACAATACCGGCGACGACCAATACGGCCTGCAACAGCTCCGCGCCTGTCCGCGCGGACGTTCCATGCGCCAGCGCGTGTATGCCAAGGAGCGTATCCCCTACCCCCTGCGCCGGATCGGCAAACGCGGGGAAGGCAAGTTCGAGCGCATCAGTTGGGATGAAGCTTTCGCCGAAATCGGCAAGCGGTTGCGCGGCGCCATCGACACGTACGGAAACGAGTCCGTCTATCTCAACTACGGCACCGGCGCGCTCGGCAGCACCATGGGCAAAAGCTGGCCCCCCGCGCAAACGGCGGTGGCCCGGCTGATGAATCTCGTAGGCGGCTACCTGAACCATTATGCCGACTATTCCACCTGCCAGATCACGGTGGGCATGCCCTATCTGTACGGAGGCGGCTGGGTGGACGGCAACTCGCTTTCCGATATGGAAAACAGCGAACTGGCCGTGTTTTTCGGCAACAATCCCTCGGAAACCCGCATGTCGGGCTGCAAGGCCAAAACGCTCCAGCACGCCCGCTTCACGCGCAACACGCGGGTCATTGTCATTGACCCGCGCTATTCCGACACCGTGGTTTCCGTGGGCGACGAATGGATTCCCATCCGTCCCGGCACGGACGCGGCGCTCAGCGCGGCTCTGGCCTACGTCATGATCAGCGAAGACCGGGTGGACAAGGCCTTTCTCGCCAAATACACCATCGGTTACGATGAGGCATCCCTGCCCGAGGGCGCGCCCGCCGGTTCCTCCTATGCGTCGTACATTCTGGGACACGGCCCGGACAAAACCCCAAAAACGCCCGCCTGGGCCTCGCGCATCACCGGCATTCCTCCGGCGCGCATTGAAAAGCTGGCCAGGGAAATCGCCGGGGCCAAGCCCTGCTTCATCTGCCAGGGCTGGGGGCCGCAACGGACCACCAACGGCGAGAATCTTTCCCGCGCCGTGGGCATGCTCGCCGTGCTCACCGGCAACGTGGGCATCAGGGGCGGCAATACGGGCGCGCGGGAAAACGCCGGGTACAAACTGCCCATGGCCCTGTTCCCGACGCTGGAAAACCCCGTGAAGACGGAAGTTTCCTGCTTCAACTGGTATCAGGCCATTGACGACTATACCAAAATGACCGCGACCACCGCGGGCGTCCGGGGGCGCGACCGTCTCGTCGCGCCGATCAAATTCATCTGGAACTACGCGGGCAACTGCCTCACCAACCAGCACGGCGGCATCAACCAGATGCATCCGATTCTGGCCGACGAAAAAAAGTGCGAGACCATCGTGGTCATCGACACCACGCTGACGCCCTCCGCCCGCTACACGGATTTTCTGTTGCTGAGCTGCATGAATCTGGAGGAACACGACTGGACGTCGGACGGCGACAGCAACATCGCCTATGTCATCTTCGACAACAAGTGCATAGACCCCTTGGGCGAGGCCCGCAGCATTTATGACATCTGCGCGGGCGTGGCCAGAGAACTGGGCGTGGAGGCGCAATTCACGGAAGGACGCACGCAATACCAATGGCTGGAAGCGCTGTACGAAGAATCCCGCAACGCCGTGCCGGAACTGCCGCCGACGCTGGAAGAGGCCTTCAAAATGGGCGTCTTCAAAAAGCATTTTCCTGAAAACCATATCGCCTACAAGGATTTCCGCGAGGACCCGGAGGCGCATCCGTTGCCTTCCCCGTCCGGCAAAATAGAAATCTATTCCCCCCGGCTGGCGGAACTGGCAAAAACGTGGACCCTGCAACCCGAGCAGGCCATCACCCCTCTGCCGGAATACATCCCCAACCCGGAAGGACCCGAGGGGGCGGAGCGCAAAACATGGCCGCTCCAACTCATCGGCCATCACTACAAACAGCGCACGCACTCCACCTATGGGAACTGCTGGTGGCTGCAGGAGGTCGCCCCGCAGGAACTGTGGATCAATCCGCGCGACGCCGGAGCCCGCGGCATCCGCCTCGGCGACAAGGTGAAAGTCTTCAACGAGCGGGGCGTGTCGTTCGTCAAGGCCAAGGTCACGCCGCGCATCATGCCCGGCGTCGTGTCCCTGCCGGAAGGCGCGTGGCATACGCCCGACAGTTCGGGACAGGACACCAACGGCTGCGTCAACGTGCTGACCAAGCTGCTGCCCACGGCCCTGGCCAAAGGCAACCCCCACCACACCAACCTCGTCCAGGTCGAAAAAGCCTGA
- the gatA gene encoding Asp-tRNA(Asn)/Glu-tRNA(Gln) amidotransferase subunit GatA, which yields MTEICSLSLAAVAGALQKKEISAVEAARACLERMEATEPRIAAMLRVDADGALARARELDAAGPDPSQALWGVPVTVKDALSTKGMTTTAGSRILEGFTPIYDAFAVEKLRRAGAVLLGKANLDEFAMGSGTENSAYQKTRNPWNTAKVPGGSSGGSAASVAAGQCFASLGTDTGGSIRQPASFCGCVGLKPTYGRVSRYGLIAYGSSLDQIGPLTRSVEDCARVLAVIAGHDPRDATCDPRPVDDYAAALTRGDGLKGLRLGLPREFFGDGLTPEVRAACDAALARARELGAELVEVSLPHTEAAIATYYIIAMAEASSNLARFDGVRYGRRAPDVKNLEELYVRSRSEGFGQEVKRRIMLGAYVLSSGYYDAYYRKAAQVRRLIRDEYLAALDQCDALCAPVSPVTAWDLGSHAADPLQAYLMDAYTLSLNLAGLPGLSLPVGLGADSNMPVGLQLIGPAFGEARLLGVGHALEQALPGIGRPAL from the coding sequence ATGACCGAAATCTGTTCGCTTTCGCTCGCGGCCGTGGCCGGGGCTTTGCAGAAAAAGGAAATCAGCGCCGTGGAGGCCGCCCGGGCCTGCCTGGAACGCATGGAGGCCACGGAACCCCGGATCGCCGCCATGCTGCGCGTGGACGCCGACGGCGCGCTGGCGCGCGCCCGTGAGCTGGACGCGGCCGGGCCGGACCCCTCGCAAGCGCTCTGGGGCGTGCCCGTAACCGTCAAGGACGCCCTGTCCACCAAGGGCATGACCACCACGGCCGGTTCGCGCATCCTGGAGGGCTTCACCCCTATTTATGACGCTTTCGCGGTGGAAAAACTGCGCCGGGCCGGAGCCGTGCTGCTGGGCAAGGCCAATCTGGACGAATTCGCCATGGGTTCGGGCACGGAAAATTCAGCGTACCAGAAAACCCGCAACCCCTGGAACACGGCCAAGGTGCCGGGCGGCTCCTCCGGCGGTTCGGCGGCCTCGGTGGCGGCCGGGCAGTGTTTTGCCTCGCTGGGCACGGACACGGGCGGCTCCATCCGCCAACCCGCTTCCTTCTGCGGCTGCGTGGGCCTCAAACCCACCTATGGCCGCGTGTCCCGCTACGGGCTCATCGCCTACGGCTCGTCCCTGGACCAGATCGGCCCGCTGACCCGCTCGGTGGAGGACTGCGCCCGCGTGCTGGCGGTCATCGCCGGGCACGATCCGCGCGATGCCACCTGCGATCCGCGTCCCGTGGACGACTATGCCGCCGCCCTGACGCGGGGGGACGGCCTCAAAGGCCTGCGCCTGGGTCTGCCCAGGGAGTTTTTCGGCGACGGTCTGACCCCGGAAGTGCGCGCGGCCTGCGACGCGGCCCTTGCGCGCGCGCGGGAACTGGGCGCGGAACTGGTGGAAGTGAGTCTGCCGCACACCGAAGCGGCCATCGCCACCTATTATATCATCGCCATGGCCGAGGCCAGCTCCAACCTGGCCCGTTTTGACGGGGTGCGCTACGGCCGCCGCGCCCCGGACGTAAAAAATCTGGAAGAACTCTACGTCAGGTCCCGCTCCGAAGGTTTCGGGCAGGAGGTCAAGCGCCGGATCATGCTCGGGGCCTATGTGCTCTCCTCGGGCTATTACGACGCCTATTACCGCAAGGCCGCCCAGGTGCGCCGCCTGATCCGCGACGAATACCTGGCCGCGCTGGATCAATGCGACGCCCTCTGCGCCCCGGTTTCGCCGGTGACGGCCTGGGATCTGGGCAGCCACGCCGCCGATCCGCTCCAGGCCTATCTTATGGACGCCTATACCCTGTCTCTGAATCTGGCGGGCCTGCCCGGCCTGTCCCTGCCCGTGGGCCTGGGAGCGGACAGCAACATGCCCGTGGGCCTGCAGCTCATCGGCCCGGCCTTTGGCGAAGCCCGCCTGCTGGGCGTCGGCCATGCCCTGGAACAGGCCTTGCCCGGCATCGGACGGCCCGCGCTGTAA
- the gatC gene encoding Asp-tRNA(Asn)/Glu-tRNA(Gln) amidotransferase subunit GatC, whose amino-acid sequence MAEHNSISREEVAHMAALSRLRVSDEEQKLFARQFGDILGYMDVLAQVDTDNVEPLYSPVQHAAQSREDQAVNRRSREEVLGNAPEADGEYFIVPRIV is encoded by the coding sequence ATGGCAGAACACAACAGCATCAGCCGGGAAGAAGTGGCGCATATGGCCGCGCTTTCCCGCCTGCGCGTCAGCGACGAGGAGCAGAAGCTCTTCGCCCGCCAGTTCGGGGACATTCTGGGCTACATGGACGTGCTCGCCCAGGTGGATACCGACAACGTGGAACCACTGTACAGCCCGGTGCAGCACGCGGCCCAAAGCCGCGAGGACCAGGCCGTCAACCGGCGTTCGCGCGAAGAGGTTCTGGGCAACGCGCCGGAAGCGGACGGGGAATACTTCATCGTCCCGAGAATCGTATAA
- a CDS encoding dimethyl sulfoxide reductase anchor subunit family protein, with protein MEGSLSLVLFTLLGQASAGMLLLLPFFAAPESGRGRVAGWAALALLCAGALFSLGHLSDPWVSFYTITNAGTSWLSREIWFVGLLGAATLAWLVTRRVWVRWLAALVGLGLMYVMSRVYTLPTVPFWNSAATFWTFLASGLLTGAATLLFLNGLAARRDSEAARRLTTGPQPVILVLAFGLRVLVLPLQWMTSPMPDHVALQCWALAFLLAGAALGPLLLVRNGCRALHSGESPACPCPLAVRAGILCGLTWAGEICGRVLFYDGYAWFGM; from the coding sequence ATGGAAGGGTCCTTGAGCCTCGTTCTTTTCACCCTTCTGGGGCAGGCTTCGGCGGGCATGCTGCTGTTGCTTCCCTTTTTTGCCGCTCCTGAAAGCGGCCGAGGGCGCGTCGCCGGGTGGGCCGCCCTCGCGCTGCTCTGCGCCGGGGCGCTGTTTTCGCTCGGCCACCTTTCCGATCCCTGGGTGAGTTTTTACACCATCACCAACGCGGGCACGTCCTGGCTGAGCCGGGAAATCTGGTTCGTGGGCCTGCTCGGCGCGGCGACGCTTGCCTGGCTGGTGACGCGCCGGGTCTGGGTCCGCTGGCTGGCCGCCCTCGTCGGCCTGGGACTGATGTATGTTATGAGCCGGGTGTACACCCTGCCCACGGTGCCGTTCTGGAATTCAGCGGCCACGTTCTGGACCTTCCTCGCATCGGGCCTGCTCACAGGCGCGGCGACCCTGCTCTTTCTCAACGGGCTTGCCGCGCGACGCGATTCCGAAGCGGCGCGGCGGCTGACGACCGGCCCACAGCCCGTGATTCTGGTGCTGGCCTTCGGGTTGCGCGTGCTGGTCCTGCCCCTGCAATGGATGACCTCCCCGATGCCGGACCATGTCGCCCTGCAATGCTGGGCCCTGGCTTTTCTGCTGGCCGGAGCCGCCCTCGGCCCCCTGCTGCTGGTCCGCAACGGCTGCCGCGCGCTTCATTCCGGCGAATCCCCTGCCTGCCCCTGTCCACTCGCCGTCAGGGCGGGCATCCTTTGCGGCCTGACCTGGGCCGGGGAGATCTGCGGGCGGGTGCTGTTTTATGACGGGTACGCCTGGTTCGGCATGTAG
- a CDS encoding DMSO/selenate family reductase complex B subunit, with protein sequence MIKNPAFYFNSELCTGCKACMIACIDKHNANPGVLWRRVLEFSGGEWLPVGDAFEQNVFAYYVSLSCNHCENPVCANGCPTQAMHKDENGIVSVDESRCVGCRYCEWNCPYGAPQFDPQRKKMTKCDFCRDNLEQGKKPACVAACPCRALDYGEYGQLVERYGAQAPIAPLPDAELTRPHFICAPNRHAKPQGSTEGLRGGLISNPEEV encoded by the coding sequence ATGATCAAAAATCCGGCTTTTTATTTCAATTCCGAACTCTGCACCGGCTGCAAGGCCTGCATGATCGCCTGTATCGACAAACACAATGCGAATCCGGGCGTTCTCTGGCGGCGGGTGCTGGAGTTTTCCGGCGGAGAATGGCTGCCCGTGGGCGACGCTTTCGAGCAGAACGTCTTTGCCTACTATGTGTCCCTGTCCTGCAACCACTGTGAAAATCCCGTCTGCGCCAACGGCTGTCCCACCCAGGCCATGCACAAGGATGAAAACGGCATTGTGTCCGTAGATGAAAGCCGTTGCGTCGGCTGCCGCTATTGCGAGTGGAATTGCCCGTACGGCGCGCCGCAGTTTGATCCGCAACGGAAAAAAATGACCAAGTGCGATTTCTGCCGCGACAACCTGGAACAGGGGAAAAAACCGGCCTGCGTGGCCGCCTGCCCCTGCCGGGCGCTGGATTACGGCGAGTACGGGCAACTGGTGGAGCGTTATGGAGCGCAGGCTCCCATCGCGCCGCTGCCCGACGCGGAATTGACGCGCCCGCACTTCATCTGCGCCCCCAACCGCCATGCCAAACCGCAGGGGAGCACGGAAGGCCTGCGGGGCGGCCTGATCAGCAATCCCGAGGAGGTGTAG
- a CDS encoding L-cysteine desulfidase family protein gives MSASQQAFLDLIHQEVVPALGCTEPIAVALTAAKAAETLGAAPESLCVEVSANLLKNGMGVMVPGTGEMGLNIAAASGALGGKSALGLECLRDLTPGQVDAARAMIKAGQVELKLPDNDLLLYCAVTAAAAGHTARAELRDSHANITRVWRDGALIFEKEDAAGTENRTDGADSWPLTLAGIYDFATTAPLEDIAFILEAARMNRRVAEEGLSRQYGLAVGKSMDAQVRRRILADDMPTFAVKLTAAAADARMAGVMMPVMSNSGSGNQGITCTMPVVACAIRQEKSDEELARALIMSHLTSIHIKHHLGRLSAHCGAMVAGTAAACGIALLLGGGLKEMEMTVRNMVGNIAGMICDGAKSSCALKVASAVGAGIQAVMLALEGSAVPGNEGIVDADIETCIANLGRLGSTGMRETDKVILDIMLHKK, from the coding sequence ATGAGCGCATCCCAGCAAGCCTTTCTTGATCTGATCCACCAGGAAGTGGTGCCCGCCCTGGGCTGCACCGAACCCATCGCCGTGGCCCTCACGGCGGCCAAGGCCGCCGAAACGCTGGGGGCCGCGCCCGAAAGCCTGTGCGTGGAGGTCAGCGCCAACCTGCTCAAGAACGGCATGGGCGTGATGGTGCCCGGCACTGGTGAAATGGGGCTGAACATCGCGGCGGCGTCCGGCGCGCTGGGCGGCAAAAGCGCGTTGGGCCTGGAATGCCTGCGCGATCTGACGCCCGGCCAGGTGGACGCCGCCAGGGCCATGATCAAGGCCGGTCAGGTGGAACTGAAACTGCCGGACAACGACCTGCTGCTGTATTGCGCGGTCACCGCCGCTGCCGCCGGGCATACGGCCAGGGCCGAATTGCGGGACAGCCACGCCAACATCACCCGGGTCTGGCGCGACGGCGCGCTGATTTTTGAAAAAGAGGACGCCGCCGGGACGGAGAACCGGACCGACGGCGCGGACAGCTGGCCTCTGACCCTGGCCGGTATTTACGACTTTGCCACCACGGCCCCGCTGGAGGACATCGCCTTCATTCTGGAGGCCGCGCGCATGAACCGCCGGGTGGCCGAGGAAGGCCTGAGCCGCCAGTATGGTCTGGCCGTGGGCAAGAGTATGGACGCCCAGGTGCGGCGGCGCATCCTGGCCGACGACATGCCCACCTTCGCGGTCAAGCTCACGGCGGCGGCGGCCGACGCGCGCATGGCCGGGGTGATGATGCCGGTCATGAGCAATTCCGGCAGCGGCAACCAGGGCATCACCTGCACCATGCCGGTGGTGGCCTGCGCCATCCGCCAGGAAAAGAGCGACGAGGAACTGGCCCGCGCCCTGATTATGAGCCATCTGACCTCCATCCACATCAAGCACCACCTCGGACGGCTTTCGGCCCACTGCGGCGCCATGGTGGCGGGCACGGCCGCAGCCTGCGGCATCGCCCTGCTGCTGGGCGGCGGGCTGAAGGAAATGGAAATGACCGTGCGCAACATGGTGGGCAACATTGCGGGCATGATCTGCGACGGGGCCAAAAGCTCCTGCGCGCTCAAGGTGGCCTCGGCCGTGGGCGCGGGCATCCAGGCCGTGATGCTGGCCCTGGAAGGTTCCGCTGTGCCCGGCAACGAAGGCATTGTGGATGCGGACATTGAAACCTGCATCGCCAACTTGGGCCGCCTTGGCTCCACGGGCATGCGCGAGACGGACAAGGTGATTCTGGATATTATGCTGCACAAGAAATAG